A window of Thermococcus aggregans contains these coding sequences:
- the speE gene encoding polyamine aminopropyltransferase translates to MEFIEWYPRGYGVGFKVISKIIDVESKYQKIELYETEGFGKLLVIDGTVQLVEESERSYHEPLVHPAMLAHPNPKKVLVIGGGDGGTLREVLKHKTVEKAVMVEIDEKVVEVSMKYLKIDGGLLERTIKGEEPRAELIIGDGVEYMKKHKDHFDVIIVDSTDPVGPAKLLFSEEFYRDAYEALGEKGLYITQAGSVYLFTDELLGAYKNMKKVFDRVYCFSFPVIGYASPWSFLVGVKGEIDFTKVDLARAKDLNLQYYDPERHETLFQMPKYVRELLEKS, encoded by the coding sequence ATGGAGTTCATTGAGTGGTACCCAAGGGGTTATGGTGTGGGATTCAAGGTCATTTCAAAAATAATTGACGTAGAGAGCAAATATCAGAAGATAGAGCTTTATGAGACTGAAGGGTTTGGAAAGCTTCTTGTAATCGACGGCACTGTTCAGCTTGTGGAGGAGAGTGAGAGAAGTTACCATGAGCCATTAGTTCACCCTGCTATGCTTGCCCATCCAAATCCAAAAAAGGTTCTCGTAATTGGTGGAGGTGACGGAGGAACTCTAAGGGAAGTTCTCAAGCACAAGACCGTTGAAAAGGCAGTTATGGTGGAAATAGACGAGAAAGTTGTTGAAGTATCAATGAAATACCTAAAAATTGATGGGGGACTCCTTGAGAGAACCATTAAAGGAGAAGAACCAAGGGCAGAGCTCATTATAGGGGACGGAGTTGAATACATGAAGAAGCACAAAGATCACTTTGACGTCATAATAGTGGATTCAACAGATCCAGTTGGCCCTGCAAAGCTCCTATTCAGTGAGGAATTCTACAGAGATGCATATGAAGCTTTAGGGGAGAAGGGGCTATACATTACTCAAGCAGGCAGCGTTTACCTCTTCACAGATGAGTTGCTTGGCGCTTACAAGAACATGAAAAAGGTCTTCGATAGGGTTTATTGCTTTAGCTTCCCGGTAATTGGCTACGCGTCTCCTTGGAGCTTTCTGGTTGGAGTTAAGGGAGAGATAGATTTCACAAAGGTTGACCTAGCTAGGGCAAAGGACCTCAACCTGCAGTACTACGACCCCGAAAGGCACGAAACACTATTCCAGATGCCCAAGTACGTGAGAGAGCTCTTGGAAAAGAGTTAG
- a CDS encoding helix-turn-helix domain-containing protein, whose translation MIRYEQKSSDVIPMEELLNIFTNVLKKFELTNSEIRIYSLLLDEQLTARQIAKRLGLSERIVREKLRHLLELGLVERKLVNRGWIGYIYWAKAPREALKVLLSKMEEIIRSMEKEANKIL comes from the coding sequence GTGATTAGGTATGAACAAAAATCTTCAGACGTGATCCCTATGGAGGAGCTGCTAAACATTTTCACGAATGTGCTTAAGAAGTTTGAGCTTACAAACTCTGAAATTAGGATATACTCCCTCCTTTTAGATGAACAGCTAACAGCAAGGCAAATAGCAAAAAGGCTTGGACTCTCTGAGAGAATCGTTAGGGAGAAGCTCAGACATCTTCTCGAACTTGGGCTTGTTGAAAGAAAGCTTGTCAATAGGGGCTGGATTGGGTATATTTACTGGGCAAAGGCACCAAGAGAAGCCTTGAAAGTTTTGCTTTCTAAAATGGAGGAAATCATAAGAAGCATGGAGAAGGAAGCGAACAAAATACTCTAA
- a CDS encoding UbiA prenyltransferase family protein, whose translation MLRAVIKNVRILDGRAYIGIGILGILTSFGDNPDVTKALMFALSLVLYVAYAFAINNCFDSDTDVLNPRKRNKNPIASGELSFRVGVLLSFALILMGMIISFLSSRDAFIVYATMTALATFYSAPPRLKARPIADVVSHGLFFGTMPFIYGAYFDGNISRYEVLIGLALFLYSMAMELRNHLEDYESDLKAGLKTTPILIGKGTSEKLVLVFSLLSLAILLGSLFYPFALTGVLSLIGTKREVKISYKLLDWSVALLLVFHALTHSGV comes from the coding sequence ATGTTGCGAGCAGTTATAAAAAACGTGAGGATACTGGACGGAAGGGCTTACATAGGAATTGGTATCCTGGGAATCTTAACTAGCTTTGGGGATAACCCCGATGTTACTAAAGCCCTGATGTTTGCTCTTTCACTTGTACTGTATGTCGCCTATGCATTTGCCATAAACAACTGTTTCGATTCCGACACGGATGTTCTAAATCCTCGAAAAAGAAATAAAAATCCAATAGCAAGCGGCGAGCTTAGCTTTAGGGTAGGGGTTCTCTTATCTTTCGCCTTGATATTGATGGGTATGATTATCTCATTCCTTTCAAGCAGGGATGCGTTTATTGTCTATGCAACAATGACAGCCTTGGCAACTTTTTATTCCGCTCCTCCTAGGCTTAAGGCCAGACCGATAGCTGATGTAGTCTCACATGGGCTGTTTTTCGGCACGATGCCTTTTATATATGGAGCCTATTTTGACGGGAACATAAGTCGATATGAGGTCTTGATAGGGTTAGCCTTGTTTTTGTATTCCATGGCTATGGAGCTAAGAAACCACCTTGAGGACTACGAAAGCGACCTGAAAGCAGGTCTAAAAACAACCCCAATACTTATCGGCAAAGGAACCTCAGAGAAATTAGTTCTCGTGTTTTCGCTCTTATCTCTTGCAATCCTATTGGGGTCCCTTTTTTATCCCTTTGCATTAACTGGGGTGTTAAGCTTAATAGGAACTAAAAGGGAAGTAAAAATAAGTTACAAACTCTTAGACTGGAGTGTGGCTTTGCTTTTAGTATTTCACGCATTAACACACAGTGGTGTATAA
- a CDS encoding lysylphosphatidylglycerol synthase transmembrane domain-containing protein encodes MRKTTLRKLFSALAFLISLAYLYKSVDFKELALAISEANYGYLLLALVLSVFTLLLGALRWYLILRKVQKASFRKTLQAFVSGYYLMAILPPTLGHMAKVKLVGGDYFAALSSLALGMAAEVVILISFGLIFLGFTKLGLLGIAIILVAFIYDKAFHRVALTFFKVWEGLGARKISTRLKEWWHRGYLGWKKAKESKTSFATAFLLSFAVIFLQVFGLVLVGKAFSLDISLKGAFYAFLMSIIFASLSGIPSGLGANEFGILVGIGPSTKGALTAFLYKFLFQYQYSIVGAFVFYKLLGGGHEDSPS; translated from the coding sequence ATGAGGAAGACAACTTTAAGAAAGCTCTTTAGTGCATTGGCTTTTTTAATCTCTCTTGCCTATCTCTACAAAAGCGTCGATTTTAAAGAGCTTGCCTTAGCGATAAGTGAAGCAAATTATGGCTACTTGCTTCTCGCCCTTGTTCTGTCAGTTTTTACTCTTTTACTCGGCGCGTTGAGGTGGTACTTAATCTTAAGGAAAGTTCAAAAAGCCAGCTTTAGAAAGACTCTCCAAGCCTTTGTAAGTGGCTATTACCTCATGGCAATCCTTCCTCCGACCTTGGGACATATGGCAAAAGTCAAACTTGTTGGAGGGGACTACTTTGCAGCCCTTTCTTCTCTTGCTCTTGGAATGGCCGCAGAAGTTGTTATTCTCATTTCTTTTGGTTTGATATTTCTGGGATTCACAAAACTGGGTCTTCTTGGGATAGCCATAATACTCGTTGCCTTTATTTATGATAAGGCTTTTCACCGGGTCGCGCTTACCTTTTTCAAAGTTTGGGAAGGCTTAGGTGCCAGAAAAATTTCAACGAGACTCAAAGAATGGTGGCACCGTGGCTACTTGGGTTGGAAAAAGGCAAAAGAAAGTAAAACCAGCTTTGCCACTGCGTTTTTATTATCATTTGCCGTGATATTCCTCCAAGTTTTCGGCTTAGTCCTCGTGGGAAAAGCATTTTCTCTGGATATCTCACTAAAAGGTGCATTTTACGCCTTTCTTATGAGCATTATCTTCGCTTCTCTCAGCGGGATACCTTCTGGGCTTGGAGCCAATGAGTTCGGCATTCTTGTGGGCATCGGCCCATCGACAAAAGGCGCTCTTACGGCATTCCTTTATAAGTTCCTGTTTCAGTATCAGTACTCAATAGTTGGTGCATTTGTATTTTACAAGCTTTTGGGTGGTGGACATGAAGATAGCCCTAGTTAG
- a CDS encoding glycosyltransferase family 4 protein: protein MKIALVSDWYYPKIGGVASHMHHLAIKLKERGHEVAIVTNNRTTGKEEELEKLGIELIKIPGIISPFLDVNLTYGLKSSEELNEFLKDFDVIHSHHAFTPLALKAVKAGRIMGKATLLTTHSISFAHESKLWEALGFTLSLFTDYLNYPHQIIAVSKAAKAFIEHFTDVPISVIPNGVEDKRFSPAREKDKIKAKFGIEGNVVLYVSRMSYRKGPHVLLNAFSKIEDATLVMVGTGEILSFLKAQAKFLGIEDKVVFMGYVSDDVLPEIFRMADVFVLPSISAEAFGIVVLEAMASGVPVIATNVGGIPEVLKENEAGILVPPGNELELRKAIQKLLEDEELRRWYGNNGRKAVEEKYSWDKVVVGIEKVYEEIISNI, encoded by the coding sequence ATGAAGATAGCCCTAGTTAGCGACTGGTATTACCCGAAAATAGGTGGAGTTGCGTCTCACATGCACCACCTAGCTATAAAGCTCAAAGAACGAGGGCACGAGGTAGCGATAGTCACAAACAACCGAACCACTGGAAAAGAAGAAGAGTTAGAAAAGCTGGGAATAGAACTTATAAAAATTCCAGGGATCATAAGCCCCTTTTTGGACGTAAACCTAACCTATGGGTTGAAATCTTCAGAGGAACTCAATGAATTCCTAAAAGACTTTGATGTAATACATTCCCATCATGCATTCACACCTCTCGCTTTGAAAGCCGTTAAGGCTGGAAGAATCATGGGGAAGGCGACCCTCCTTACAACGCACAGCATATCCTTTGCCCATGAATCGAAGCTCTGGGAAGCCTTGGGGTTTACACTCTCCCTTTTCACCGACTATTTAAATTACCCCCACCAAATAATAGCAGTTAGTAAGGCTGCAAAGGCATTTATAGAACATTTTACGGATGTCCCTATTTCGGTAATTCCAAATGGAGTTGAGGACAAGCGCTTTTCACCCGCTAGGGAAAAAGATAAAATAAAAGCTAAGTTTGGGATTGAAGGAAACGTCGTTCTTTATGTAAGCAGAATGAGCTACCGGAAAGGGCCTCACGTGCTATTGAATGCTTTCTCGAAGATAGAAGATGCTACTCTTGTAATGGTAGGAACTGGAGAAATACTCTCCTTTTTAAAGGCTCAGGCCAAGTTCCTCGGAATAGAGGATAAGGTCGTTTTCATGGGATATGTGTCGGACGATGTACTTCCAGAGATTTTCAGAATGGCAGATGTTTTTGTGCTACCATCAATCTCTGCTGAGGCATTTGGGATTGTAGTACTTGAAGCTATGGCGTCTGGGGTTCCCGTTATAGCTACAAACGTTGGCGGAATACCTGAAGTTCTAAAAGAAAACGAGGCGGGCATCTTAGTTCCTCCCGGAAATGAGCTTGAGCTCAGAAAGGCCATTCAAAAGCTTTTGGAGGATGAGGAGCTGAGAAGATGGTATGGAAACAATGGAAGAAAAGCCGTCGAAGAGAAGTATTCATGGGACAAGGTTGTAGTGGGAATAGAAAAGGTTTATGAGGAAATCATTTCAAATATCTAA
- a CDS encoding creatininase family protein yields MRMEELTWEEFEKIKAKVSAVLLPVGSVEAHGRHLPLGTDVFAPLEISKRVEKKLKEKGIEILIAPPIWYGHSFVLNVYPGTINVKADSLRRYVRDVLREFAEESFSKIVILNGHGGNVYPLIEASEEVAESHDVEIILINWWIDFREEILKICSSQGHAGEDETSVMLAIAPELVRTEKAKGEKRSSPVRVIRRDIGLELFPNGVNDDPQGATKEKGERILEVVSERIATLLEGLL; encoded by the coding sequence ATGAGGATGGAAGAGCTGACGTGGGAGGAATTTGAAAAGATAAAAGCTAAGGTATCTGCTGTTTTGCTCCCTGTAGGCAGTGTTGAAGCTCACGGAAGACATCTGCCTTTAGGCACTGACGTTTTTGCTCCTCTTGAGATCTCAAAAAGGGTCGAAAAAAAGCTAAAAGAGAAGGGGATAGAAATTCTCATAGCGCCTCCGATCTGGTATGGACACAGCTTTGTGCTTAACGTTTATCCAGGAACGATAAACGTGAAAGCAGACAGCCTGCGCAGATATGTTAGGGACGTATTAAGGGAATTCGCAGAAGAAAGTTTTAGCAAGATAGTTATTCTAAATGGCCATGGAGGAAACGTGTATCCACTCATAGAAGCAAGTGAAGAAGTCGCCGAAAGTCATGACGTTGAGATTATTCTCATAAACTGGTGGATAGACTTCAGGGAAGAAATACTCAAGATATGCTCCTCCCAAGGACATGCAGGAGAAGACGAGACTTCAGTAATGCTTGCGATAGCTCCAGAGCTTGTTAGAACGGAGAAAGCAAAGGGAGAAAAGAGAAGCTCTCCAGTCAGAGTAATAAGGAGGGACATAGGGCTTGAGCTTTTCCCGAACGGAGTCAACGATGACCCTCAAGGAGCGACAAAAGAAAAAGGAGAGAGGATCCTTGAAGTGGTTAGTGAGAGAATAGCAACACTTCTGGAAGGATTGCTATGA
- a CDS encoding universal stress protein, with protein MFEKVLFPTDFSEVSMHALRECIPQLFEIGAKKLYLVHIVDITATDIEAIELMKIDEEELNKLAEEIRAKGIDVEPIVKVGIPSLEIAEIAQENDVDLIVVPSKGENILRQMLLGSTASNLVRATKKPVLVVKYEWDEKEKKIKCLSDCREIFKRPLIALDFSPCSEKVVNAAKKFEELIEEATLIHVVDYGKPEELEKNIENAKTKLEEFAKMFNVPVKTEVLTGIASHSILGTALAKGSSLIVIGKKGRSVIKDLLLGSTAERVVRDSKLPILLVPCE; from the coding sequence ATGTTTGAAAAAGTACTTTTCCCGACGGACTTCTCTGAAGTGTCTATGCATGCGCTTAGGGAGTGCATACCCCAGCTGTTTGAAATAGGTGCCAAGAAACTCTACCTAGTCCATATAGTGGACATAACCGCCACCGACATAGAAGCCATAGAGCTCATGAAAATAGATGAGGAAGAGCTAAATAAGCTTGCCGAAGAAATAAGGGCAAAGGGAATTGATGTCGAGCCAATAGTGAAAGTTGGAATACCGTCGCTTGAAATAGCCGAGATAGCTCAAGAGAACGACGTGGATTTAATTGTTGTACCCTCTAAAGGCGAGAATATTCTCAGGCAAATGCTTCTTGGGAGCACCGCTTCAAATCTTGTCAGAGCAACCAAAAAACCCGTACTGGTTGTGAAGTATGAATGGGATGAGAAAGAGAAGAAAATTAAATGTTTATCAGACTGTAGGGAGATCTTCAAGAGACCACTAATAGCATTAGACTTCTCTCCATGCTCTGAAAAAGTTGTAAATGCTGCAAAGAAGTTTGAAGAGCTCATCGAGGAAGCCACGCTTATCCACGTGGTCGATTACGGAAAGCCAGAAGAACTCGAGAAGAACATTGAAAACGCAAAAACAAAGCTGGAAGAATTCGCAAAGATGTTTAACGTTCCGGTAAAGACTGAAGTGCTTACCGGAATAGCGTCCCACTCAATACTAGGCACTGCACTGGCTAAGGGTTCTTCACTTATAGTCATAGGCAAGAAAGGCAGGAGTGTTATAAAAGACCTCCTGCTTGGAAGCACGGCAGAAAGAGTCGTGAGAGATTCAAAGCTTCCAATCCTCTTAGTACCATGTGAATAA